The following are from one region of the Rhipicephalus microplus isolate Deutch F79 chromosome 1, USDA_Rmic, whole genome shotgun sequence genome:
- the LOC142768774 gene encoding uncharacterized protein LOC142768774, protein MIFAVQLLLLCLFCEAYAQHRNQPTQAPQRGINYGGYPPATEFYPGEYNVYAFNPAPYLGYGSARQFNTRKFGTPQDVSAILRNGIYGYQQSHGVYLPMNHADAMQTFRATLGAVGANYQGTIPAVGRISAFNDLPAILPPATGSSEGAAAVAYGPRAVVPYGGHDRSTPDPYALAARSFEYSQYGRFGYGSIQAAPGGPSYGNFPPSVPAGFTASFTPGVTEPMPAYGNQPSVHQGFRRR, encoded by the exons ATGATATTTGCG GTACAACTTCTGCTTCTCTGTCTCTTCTGTGAGGCCTACGCCCAGCACCGTAATCAACCGACTCAAGCCCCGCAACGAGGCATCAACTACGGTGGCTACCCACCTGCTACAGAGTTTTACCCAGGAGAATACAATGTGTACGCCTTT AATCCGGCGCCGTATCTCGGCTACGGTTCAGCGCGCCAGTTCAACACTAGGAAGTTCGGCACACCACAGGATGTCTCTGCCATTCTGAGGAACGGTATATACGGCTATCAGCAGTCCCATGGAGTCTATCTCCCGATGAACCATGCCGACGCCATGCAAACCTTTCGAGCCACCTTGGGTGCCGTGGGTGCAAACTACCAGGGCACGATTCCCGCTGTCGGCAGAATTTCAGCCTTCAATGACCTACCGGCCATCCTACCTCCTGCAACCGGGTCCTCAGAGGGAGCCGCAGCTGTGGCCTACGGACCAAGAGCTGTGGTTCCTTACGGTGGTCACGACCGGTCAACACCCGACCCGTACGCACTTGCAGCTCGCTCTTTTGAGTATTCTCAGTACGGACGCTTCGGCTATGGATCCATCCAAGCGGCTCCTGGTGGTCCCTCCTACGGCAACTTCCCACCCTCTGTTCCCGCCGGGTTCACAGCTAGTTTTACGCCTGGTGTTACTGAACCAATGCCAGCTTACGGAAACCAGCCTTCCGTTCACCAGGGCTTCCGGCGTCGTTAG